The Streptomyces nitrosporeus genome includes a window with the following:
- a CDS encoding MbtH family protein, which translates to MANPFDDESGRFVVLVNDEAQYSLWPAHIDIPDGWRVEGREGTRQECLEAVETVWTDMRPAGLVRAMEADAG; encoded by the coding sequence ATGGCCAATCCTTTCGATGACGAGTCGGGGCGGTTCGTGGTCCTGGTGAACGATGAGGCCCAGTACTCGCTGTGGCCCGCGCACATCGACATCCCGGACGGCTGGCGTGTCGAGGGCCGGGAAGGCACGCGCCAGGAATGTCTGGAGGCGGTGGAGACCGTGTGGACCGATATGCGGCCCGCCGGCCTGGTGCGGGCGATGGAGGCCGACGCCGGCTGA
- a CDS encoding IclR family transcriptional regulator, with translation MDKQLRTPPPYPIASVDHALRAATILQMEGETTVARIAERLGVARSTAHRILAMLVYRDFAVQDENRAYRAGPVLELAAHSRSLVSRLRAVAMPHLHRVAALLDETTNLTVRTGDTARFIASVECGQALRVGSREGMVFPADRTTAGLLLLADLSDGELDELYDPKRYRDRPGELPDLPRLRTELRRLRRNGFAVNQGRSERGLTAVGVPVRDRDGTAVAGLSVSMPGARYDPRHLRSLVAVLNTAAHALEGDLAGEG, from the coding sequence ATGGACAAGCAGCTCAGGACGCCCCCGCCGTACCCCATCGCCAGCGTGGACCACGCGCTGCGGGCGGCGACCATCCTGCAGATGGAGGGCGAGACCACCGTGGCGCGGATCGCCGAGCGGCTGGGCGTCGCCAGGTCCACCGCCCACCGGATCCTGGCCATGCTCGTCTACCGGGACTTCGCCGTGCAGGACGAGAACCGCGCCTACCGGGCGGGACCCGTGCTGGAACTCGCCGCGCACTCCCGGTCCCTCGTCTCACGGCTGCGCGCGGTGGCGATGCCCCATCTGCACCGGGTCGCCGCCCTCCTGGACGAGACCACGAACCTGACCGTGCGCACCGGGGACACGGCCCGCTTCATCGCCAGTGTCGAGTGCGGCCAGGCCCTGCGGGTCGGCTCCCGCGAGGGCATGGTCTTCCCGGCCGACCGCACGACCGCGGGCCTGCTGCTGCTCGCGGACCTGTCCGACGGGGAACTGGACGAGCTCTACGACCCGAAGCGCTACCGGGACCGCCCCGGGGAGCTCCCCGACCTCCCCCGCCTCCGCACGGAGCTGCGGCGTCTGCGCCGCAACGGGTTCGCCGTCAACCAGGGGCGCTCCGAGCGCGGACTCACCGCCGTCGGCGTACCGGTACGCGACCGGGACGGTACGGCGGTGGCCGGCCTGTCGGTGTCCATGCCCGGCGCGCGCTACGACCCGCGGCACCTCCGGTCCCTGGTGGCCGTCCTGAACACCGCGGCACACGCGCTGGAGGGGGACCTGGCGGGGGAGGGGTGA
- a CDS encoding cupin domain-containing protein, whose protein sequence is MTTPPVSQNPATVSPVRLQALPGEGRPQVTPALEELYRGFEQELLVPLWTEIGDLMPAHPRSRAVPHLWRWERLRELAARAGDLVPVGRGGERRAIALANPSLGGRPYATPTLWAAIQYLMPGEDAPEHRHTQHAFRFVVEGSGVWTVVGGDPVPMNRGDFLPQAGWNWHAHHNASSEPMAWIDGLDIPFQYATEAQFFEFGRDGISDAERITPERSRSERLWAHPGLRPLSAAPAAPGSPLLSYKWEYTNAALADQLLLEKEGFGGTVGPGHAAVRYSSPHDGSDVLPTVRAEFHRIARGAETVPVRETGSSVYQVFDGSGVVTVGDRSWTVARGDLFAVPSWEPFSARSEAGRTDSDEGALDLFRFSDAPVFEALGLNRTQKDA, encoded by the coding sequence GTGACTACCCCACCCGTCTCCCAGAACCCCGCCACGGTCTCCCCCGTCCGGCTCCAGGCCCTCCCCGGCGAGGGACGCCCCCAGGTCACCCCGGCTCTCGAAGAGCTGTACCGCGGCTTCGAGCAGGAACTGCTGGTGCCGCTGTGGACCGAGATCGGCGATCTGATGCCGGCTCATCCGCGCTCGCGCGCCGTACCGCACCTGTGGCGCTGGGAGCGGCTGCGGGAGCTGGCCGCACGGGCCGGCGACCTGGTGCCGGTCGGCCGGGGCGGCGAGCGCCGTGCGATCGCGCTGGCCAACCCCTCCCTCGGCGGCCGGCCGTACGCCACCCCGACCCTGTGGGCGGCCATCCAGTACCTGATGCCCGGTGAGGACGCCCCCGAGCACCGCCACACCCAGCACGCCTTCCGCTTCGTCGTCGAGGGCTCGGGCGTGTGGACGGTCGTCGGCGGCGACCCCGTGCCGATGAACCGCGGTGACTTCCTCCCGCAGGCGGGCTGGAACTGGCACGCCCACCACAACGCGTCGTCCGAGCCGATGGCCTGGATCGACGGCCTGGACATCCCCTTCCAGTACGCCACCGAGGCGCAGTTCTTCGAGTTCGGCCGCGACGGGATCAGCGACGCCGAGCGGATCACCCCGGAGCGGTCCCGCTCCGAGCGCCTGTGGGCCCACCCCGGCCTGCGCCCGCTGTCGGCCGCCCCCGCGGCGCCGGGCAGTCCGCTGCTGTCGTACAAGTGGGAGTACACGAACGCCGCCCTGGCCGACCAGCTCCTGCTGGAGAAGGAGGGGTTCGGCGGCACCGTCGGGCCCGGCCACGCCGCGGTGCGCTACTCCAGCCCGCACGACGGCTCCGACGTGCTGCCGACCGTCCGGGCGGAGTTCCACCGCATCGCCCGCGGTGCCGAGACCGTCCCGGTGCGCGAGACCGGTTCGTCCGTCTACCAGGTCTTCGACGGTTCCGGCGTGGTGACGGTCGGCGACAGGTCCTGGACGGTCGCCCGCGGCGACCTGTTCGCCGTCCCGTCCTGGGAGCCGTTCTCCGCCCGGTCCGAGGCCGGCCGGACCGACTCCGACGAGGGCGCCCTCGACCTCTTCCGCTTCTCCGACGCGCCCGTCTTCGAGGCGCTAGGGCTCAACCGCACCCAGAAGGACGCCTGA
- a CDS encoding fumarylacetoacetate hydrolase family protein, whose protein sequence is MKLATIRTAAGTRAVRLDGEVLVDLGYTDLGALFAEPGWQDEAAAASGTAYPAEGADFAPVVPSPSKIICVGHNYTGHIKEMGRELPSYPTLFPKFAETLLGANDDIVRPAETEAFDWEVELAVVIGRKVRRADEEQAAGAIAGFTVMNDISVRDWQFRTIEWTQGKIWEATTPVGPYVVTPDEVGGVRPALEVRTVVDGQVMQRDDTGTLLFDPVFLVRYISTVITLNPGDIIATGTPAGVGNARDPKVFLLPGQTVTTEISGLGACVNKVAGA, encoded by the coding sequence ATGAAGCTCGCCACCATCCGCACCGCCGCCGGGACCCGCGCGGTCCGCCTCGACGGCGAGGTCCTCGTCGACCTCGGGTACACCGACCTGGGCGCGCTGTTCGCCGAGCCCGGCTGGCAGGACGAGGCCGCGGCCGCCTCCGGCACCGCCTACCCGGCCGAGGGCGCGGACTTCGCGCCGGTCGTCCCCAGCCCTTCCAAGATCATCTGTGTCGGCCACAACTACACCGGCCACATCAAGGAGATGGGCCGGGAGCTGCCGAGCTACCCGACCCTCTTCCCGAAGTTCGCCGAGACCCTGCTGGGCGCGAACGACGACATCGTCAGGCCGGCCGAGACCGAGGCGTTCGACTGGGAGGTCGAACTGGCCGTCGTGATCGGGCGGAAGGTACGCCGTGCCGACGAGGAGCAGGCCGCCGGTGCCATCGCCGGTTTCACCGTCATGAACGACATCTCGGTGCGCGACTGGCAGTTCCGCACCATCGAGTGGACCCAGGGCAAGATCTGGGAGGCCACCACCCCGGTCGGCCCGTACGTCGTCACCCCCGACGAGGTCGGCGGCGTCCGCCCCGCCCTGGAGGTCAGGACGGTCGTCGACGGCCAGGTCATGCAGCGGGACGACACCGGCACGCTGCTGTTCGACCCGGTCTTCCTGGTGCGGTACATCTCCACCGTCATCACCCTGAACCCGGGCGACATCATCGCCACCGGCACCCCGGCCGGTGTGGGCAACGCCCGCGACCCCAAGGTCTTCCTCCTCCCCGGCCAGACCGTGACCACCGAGATCTCCGGTCTGGGCGCCTGCGTCAACAAGGTGGCCGGGGCGTGA
- a CDS encoding maleylpyruvate isomerase N-terminal domain-containing protein, protein MTGGTRTFADAREWARAGTALVLDAVAGLDEAGFAADSALPGWTRKHLAAHVAANADALGNLVHWAATGEERPMYASADERAAGIARGPGLSADELRSWLAGSAHRLAEGLDALTEEQWRREVVTAQGRTVPATELPWMRARETCVHAADFGTGVSFADLPEGFLAALAGEISTKRGLTGLPDGPLPEVAAWLAGRPHTLADAPGLGPWL, encoded by the coding sequence GTGACCGGCGGCACACGGACCTTCGCCGACGCGCGGGAGTGGGCCCGCGCGGGCACCGCGCTGGTGCTGGACGCCGTCGCCGGCCTCGACGAAGCCGGCTTCGCGGCGGACAGCGCGCTGCCCGGGTGGACCCGTAAGCACCTCGCCGCGCACGTCGCCGCCAACGCCGACGCGCTGGGCAACCTGGTGCACTGGGCGGCCACCGGCGAGGAGCGGCCGATGTACGCCTCCGCCGACGAGCGCGCCGCCGGCATCGCCAGGGGGCCCGGACTCTCCGCCGACGAGCTCCGTTCCTGGCTGGCCGGCTCCGCGCACAGGCTGGCCGAAGGGCTGGACGCCCTCACCGAGGAGCAGTGGCGGCGCGAGGTGGTCACCGCTCAGGGCCGTACCGTCCCCGCCACCGAGCTGCCCTGGATGCGGGCCCGTGAGACCTGCGTCCACGCGGCCGACTTCGGCACCGGCGTGTCCTTCGCCGATCTCCCGGAGGGCTTCCTGGCCGCCCTGGCCGGCGAGATCAGCACCAAGCGCGGCCTCACCGGGCTGCCCGACGGCCCCCTCCCCGAGGTCGCCGCCTGGCTGGCCGGCCGGCCCCACACCCTTGCCGACGCCCCCGGGCTCGGCCCGTGGCTCTGA
- a CDS encoding FAD-dependent monooxygenase gives MIIVGGGIGGLGAAFSLTRQGLRVRLLESAPSFGEVGAGIQLAPNCTRILDDYGLLDEAKSLGVVPDAMVMRDAVDGGELTRLDLRDLEKRYGYPYLVIHRSDLHGLLLRACERAGVELVNDARVVAYENTAAGARATLASGGTHEAGLVIAADGLHSAARGLLVDDEPVSSAYVAYRGTVPAAQPRVQGADLGEVVVYVGPKCHFVHYGLRGGELLNQVAVFESPRALAGQEDWGTPDELDQAFARTCDFVQEGLPFMWRDKWWRMFDREPLMNWVHGRIALLGDSAHPPLQYIAQGAIMAIEDGWVLGEHVARSRAADGTVDWDAALCAYQAVRPEHCRRVLTTSRAWGELWHLDGLAREQRNALLRARDTYDYAFVDWLYGPTALTADQEPPMFTPVPLSSVDLGDAAGTPAAAGTAV, from the coding sequence GTGATCATCGTCGGCGGCGGGATCGGCGGCCTCGGCGCGGCGTTCTCGCTGACCCGCCAGGGCCTGCGGGTCCGCCTGCTGGAGAGCGCCCCCTCCTTCGGCGAGGTCGGCGCGGGCATCCAGCTCGCTCCCAACTGCACCCGCATCCTCGACGACTACGGCCTTCTGGACGAGGCCAAGAGCCTCGGTGTCGTACCGGACGCGATGGTGATGCGCGACGCGGTCGACGGCGGCGAGCTGACCCGGCTGGACCTGCGCGACCTGGAGAAGCGTTACGGCTACCCCTATCTGGTCATCCACCGCAGCGACCTGCACGGGCTGCTGCTGCGCGCCTGCGAGCGCGCGGGCGTCGAGCTGGTCAACGACGCCCGGGTGGTGGCGTACGAGAACACCGCTGCCGGGGCCCGCGCCACCCTCGCCTCCGGCGGGACCCACGAGGCCGGCCTGGTCATCGCGGCCGACGGCCTGCACTCCGCCGCGCGCGGGCTGCTGGTCGACGACGAGCCCGTCTCCTCGGCGTACGTCGCCTACCGCGGGACGGTGCCCGCCGCGCAGCCGCGGGTCCAGGGCGCCGACCTCGGCGAGGTCGTGGTGTACGTCGGCCCGAAGTGCCACTTCGTCCACTACGGGCTGCGCGGCGGCGAGCTCCTCAACCAGGTCGCCGTCTTCGAGTCCCCCAGGGCTCTCGCCGGCCAGGAGGACTGGGGCACCCCGGACGAGCTCGACCAGGCCTTCGCCCGGACCTGCGACTTCGTCCAGGAGGGCCTGCCCTTCATGTGGCGCGACAAGTGGTGGCGGATGTTCGACCGCGAGCCGCTCATGAACTGGGTCCACGGCCGGATCGCCCTGCTCGGTGACTCGGCGCACCCGCCCCTGCAGTACATCGCGCAGGGCGCGATCATGGCGATCGAGGACGGCTGGGTGCTCGGTGAGCACGTCGCCCGCAGCCGGGCCGCCGACGGCACGGTCGACTGGGACGCCGCCCTCTGCGCCTACCAGGCGGTCCGCCCCGAACACTGCCGCCGGGTGCTCACCACCTCCCGCGCGTGGGGCGAGCTGTGGCACCTCGACGGCCTCGCCCGCGAGCAGCGCAACGCACTGCTGCGCGCCCGCGACACCTACGACTACGCGTTCGTGGACTGGCTGTACGGCCCGACCGCCCTGACGGCGGACCAGGAGCCCCCGATGTTCACCCCCGTCCCGCTGTCCTCGGTGGACCTCGGGGACGCGGCGGGCACCCCGGCGGCGGCCGGCACCGCCGTGTGA
- a CDS encoding STAS domain-containing protein, giving the protein MAGSDLRVVTETGPGGVVVIRVHGGLDGWSGCSELSDALVVAAGNSAGRTVVDLSGVGFADSAGLHALLRGLRAHGETGALLMLAGPLSAGVHRLFEVTGTLGAFRFVKDVEAAFTP; this is encoded by the coding sequence ATGGCAGGAAGCGATCTGCGGGTGGTCACGGAGACCGGGCCCGGCGGGGTTGTGGTGATCCGGGTGCACGGCGGTCTCGACGGGTGGTCGGGCTGCTCCGAGCTGTCCGACGCCCTGGTGGTTGCCGCCGGGAACAGTGCGGGACGTACGGTGGTAGACCTGTCCGGGGTCGGGTTCGCCGATTCCGCGGGGCTGCACGCGCTGCTCCGCGGCCTTCGGGCGCACGGGGAGACCGGAGCCCTGCTCATGCTGGCGGGTCCCCTCTCCGCGGGGGTGCACCGGCTGTTCGAGGTGACGGGGACGCTGGGCGCCTTCCGGTTCGTGAAGGACGTGGAGGCGGCCTTCACACCGTGA
- a CDS encoding ATP-binding protein: MTVDGDHPVDGPGGAVGGGPPGPSAVPHVPRNAAAARAVVAGLLDARSKEPGAAHLADTTLADALLVTSELVTNAFRHGGGLTGFTAEVSAEGLLLTVSDASREVPSVTVHGPGSDLVGGYGWPLVHRLSSRLTVTPYPGGKRIAVLIVL; encoded by the coding sequence ATGACAGTGGACGGCGATCATCCGGTCGACGGCCCGGGCGGAGCCGTCGGCGGCGGCCCCCCGGGCCCTTCCGCGGTGCCGCACGTACCGCGGAACGCGGCCGCGGCCCGTGCCGTCGTCGCCGGTCTGCTGGACGCACGGTCGAAGGAACCGGGCGCGGCGCACCTCGCGGACACCACGCTGGCGGACGCCCTGCTGGTGACCTCGGAGCTGGTGACCAACGCGTTCCGGCACGGCGGCGGCCTCACCGGCTTCACGGCGGAGGTCAGCGCCGAGGGACTGCTGCTCACCGTGTCCGACGCCAGCCGCGAGGTGCCGTCCGTGACGGTCCACGGCCCCGGCTCCGACCTGGTGGGCGGTTACGGCTGGCCGCTGGTGCACCGGCTGTCGAGCCGGCTGACCGTCACCCCGTACCCCGGCGGCAAGCGCATCGCCGTCCTGATCGTCCTGTGA
- a CDS encoding STAS domain-containing protein produces the protein MIGNIPPHHDGPGTSSVLAEFERAGCWVVQAQGELDSDTVDPLYLAMWQAAASYGVVVLDATSVTFGDSTFLGLLLQMREETELRVVATSPQLLRLFSLAGLDRMLDCYPDLGAALAGPG, from the coding sequence ATGATCGGCAACATCCCCCCACATCACGACGGGCCCGGTACGTCCTCGGTGCTCGCGGAATTCGAGCGGGCCGGCTGCTGGGTGGTCCAGGCACAGGGCGAGCTCGACTCCGACACCGTCGACCCCCTCTATCTGGCCATGTGGCAGGCCGCGGCCTCGTACGGCGTCGTCGTCCTGGACGCCACCTCGGTGACGTTCGGGGACTCCACCTTCCTCGGTCTGCTGCTCCAGATGCGCGAGGAGACGGAACTGCGCGTGGTCGCCACGAGTCCGCAACTGCTGCGTCTGTTCTCGCTGGCGGGGCTGGACCGGATGCTCGACTGCTACCCGGACCTCGGCGCGGCTCTGGCGGGACCGGGCTGA
- a CDS encoding STAS domain-containing protein, which produces MTPLPLPPFTVLTDARPGVVHLRLAGDLDYDSCDELVRRTDACLAGDPDLTDLHLDCARLTLCDSMGVSTFLLVHRRTAARGIRLHVDNSPPFLTRLFEVTGIGVVFASGARAPRDGEERADDGPAPRS; this is translated from the coding sequence ATGACCCCGCTGCCGCTTCCGCCCTTCACCGTCCTCACGGATGCGCGGCCGGGCGTCGTACACCTCAGGCTGGCCGGCGATCTGGACTACGACAGCTGTGACGAACTCGTGAGACGCACCGACGCCTGCCTGGCCGGGGACCCGGACCTCACGGACCTGCACCTGGACTGCGCCCGCCTGACCCTGTGCGACTCGATGGGGGTCTCCACCTTCCTCCTGGTGCACCGGCGCACCGCCGCCCGGGGGATCCGGCTGCACGTGGACAACTCCCCGCCCTTCCTCACGCGGCTGTTCGAGGTGACCGGCATCGGTGTCGTCTTCGCCTCCGGCGCGCGCGCCCCGCGGGACGGCGAGGAGCGGGCCGACGACGGGCCCGCCCCCCGGTCCTGA
- a CDS encoding cobalamin B12-binding domain-containing protein, translating into MNTHTENSTDLPVPPVLPVLRDQVWAAVADGDEYTATGHILTAIDQGLDVESALLDVIAPVQARVGAEWAANRFSVANEHAASAIAERVIAALAHRPARRTAPRLGRITVACVDQEWHALPARLLAEVLTLRGWRVDFLGAQVPTPHLVAHLHSSGADAVALSSSLATRLPVAHAAVTACQAVGVPVLVGGAAFGPDGRYARLLGADAWAPDARAAARLLQDGVPVPDRARAHVRTDDLPHLSDQEYTHVARDRARLVREVLPRLEKRFPAMAAYTEEQRERTAEDVAHLLDHLAVALYVDDDELFSTFVTWTAGILTARHVPAVSLDPTLDILTAELSDFPRSRRLLTNARRALGAFLAPAGTTTGEPV; encoded by the coding sequence ATGAACACGCACACCGAGAACAGCACGGATCTTCCGGTCCCGCCGGTTCTGCCGGTTCTGCGGGACCAGGTGTGGGCCGCGGTGGCCGACGGGGACGAATACACCGCGACCGGACACATCCTCACGGCCATCGACCAGGGGCTGGACGTCGAGTCCGCCCTGCTGGACGTCATCGCCCCGGTGCAGGCCAGGGTCGGCGCGGAGTGGGCGGCCAACCGGTTCAGCGTGGCGAACGAGCACGCCGCCAGCGCGATAGCCGAGCGGGTCATCGCCGCGCTCGCCCACCGGCCGGCCCGCCGCACCGCGCCCCGGCTCGGCCGGATCACCGTGGCCTGCGTCGACCAGGAATGGCACGCGCTGCCGGCCAGGCTCCTCGCCGAGGTACTCACACTGCGCGGCTGGCGCGTCGACTTCCTGGGCGCCCAGGTCCCCACTCCGCACCTCGTGGCCCATCTGCACAGCAGCGGCGCGGACGCGGTCGCCCTGTCCTCCTCCCTCGCCACCCGGCTGCCGGTCGCCCACGCGGCGGTCACCGCCTGCCAGGCGGTGGGGGTCCCCGTCCTGGTCGGCGGGGCGGCCTTCGGGCCCGACGGGCGCTACGCCCGCCTGCTGGGCGCCGACGCCTGGGCGCCGGACGCCCGCGCCGCGGCCCGGCTGCTCCAGGACGGCGTCCCGGTGCCCGACCGGGCCCGCGCGCACGTACGTACGGACGACCTGCCGCACCTGTCGGACCAGGAGTACACCCATGTCGCCCGCGACCGGGCCCGGCTCGTCCGCGAGGTCCTGCCCCGGCTGGAGAAGCGCTTCCCGGCGATGGCCGCCTACACGGAGGAACAGCGCGAGCGCACGGCCGAGGACGTCGCCCACCTCCTCGACCACCTGGCGGTCGCGCTCTACGTGGACGACGACGAGCTGTTCAGCACCTTCGTGACCTGGACGGCCGGCATCCTCACCGCACGCCATGTCCCCGCCGTGTCCCTGGACCCGACCCTGGACATCCTCACCGCCGAGCTCTCGGACTTCCCCCGGAGCCGACGGCTGCTGACGAACGCACGCCGCGCCCTCGGTGCCTTCCTCGCGCCGGCCGGCACGACAACCGGAGAACCCGTATGA
- a CDS encoding PP2C family protein-serine/threonine phosphatase, whose translation MAYPKDTSVTISELRPTADAWGPAPYPVLVLDRTGALRTANQAATALLEEAAPGAAPADTVPAWLRRAHDETRARRGGPAGPDAPALLQGFRGTVGARSYEAHASHLPDGDTAWWLVDDTGRRLAEEALSTERERTSFLAEASNVLLSSLNTERCMQVTAQLAARHLADAAVVVAPGDGRKFPVTSAVAGQGVTRSTVTADLSLVPGLGEALQGFPPVPSRWIDPAALPAWLLPEGFPGKVGSVAVTPLPGHGVPAGALILLRTGDRAEFSENEEIFARLFAARAGAALSAARLYAEQSAITETLMRDLLPPQLRRTHGVEFAGGYRPAGSRERVGGDFYDVHPGSSDSESTLVVLGDVCGKGLEAAVLTGKIRNTVEALTPVAHDHERMLQLLNGALLNSHHTRFATMVLASAQREEGLVRLLLTSAGHPAPLVVRNDGRVEEVSTRGTLIGALPRIETLTVETSLQPGETCLLYTDGVTEARGGPLGDEMFGEERLARALADCAGMPGEAVVERVQMLASQWLGDGRRDDMAVVAITAPRTTHLSAVNGHTRGRYTG comes from the coding sequence ATGGCCTACCCGAAGGACACCTCCGTCACGATCTCCGAACTCCGGCCCACCGCCGACGCCTGGGGCCCGGCCCCGTACCCCGTACTCGTCCTCGACCGCACCGGAGCCCTCCGCACGGCCAACCAGGCCGCCACCGCACTGCTGGAAGAGGCGGCGCCCGGGGCCGCCCCCGCCGACACGGTCCCCGCCTGGCTGAGGCGCGCCCACGACGAGACCCGCGCGCGCCGCGGAGGCCCGGCCGGTCCGGACGCACCGGCGCTCCTCCAGGGTTTCCGGGGCACGGTAGGCGCCCGGAGCTACGAGGCCCACGCCTCACACCTGCCGGACGGGGACACCGCGTGGTGGCTCGTCGACGACACCGGCCGCAGGCTGGCGGAGGAGGCGCTCAGCACCGAACGCGAGCGCACCAGCTTCCTCGCCGAGGCGTCCAACGTGCTGCTCTCCTCGCTCAACACCGAGAGGTGCATGCAGGTCACGGCCCAGCTCGCCGCCCGGCACCTGGCCGACGCGGCCGTCGTCGTGGCCCCCGGCGACGGACGGAAGTTCCCCGTCACCAGCGCGGTCGCGGGCCAGGGGGTGACCCGGAGCACGGTCACGGCGGACCTCTCCCTGGTGCCCGGGCTCGGCGAGGCGCTCCAGGGCTTCCCGCCGGTGCCCTCCCGCTGGATCGATCCGGCCGCGCTGCCCGCGTGGCTGCTGCCCGAGGGGTTCCCCGGGAAGGTCGGTTCGGTCGCGGTCACCCCGCTGCCCGGCCACGGAGTGCCCGCCGGGGCTCTGATCCTGCTGCGTACCGGCGACCGGGCGGAGTTCAGCGAGAACGAGGAGATCTTCGCCCGGCTGTTCGCGGCGCGGGCCGGTGCCGCCCTCTCCGCCGCACGGCTGTACGCCGAGCAGAGCGCGATCACCGAGACGCTGATGCGCGACCTGCTGCCGCCCCAGCTGCGCCGTACGCACGGCGTCGAGTTCGCCGGCGGGTACCGGCCCGCCGGGAGCCGGGAACGGGTCGGCGGCGACTTCTACGACGTCCACCCGGGGAGCTCGGACTCGGAATCCACCCTCGTGGTACTCGGTGACGTGTGCGGGAAGGGCCTGGAGGCCGCGGTGCTCACCGGGAAGATCCGCAACACCGTGGAGGCCCTGACCCCCGTGGCCCACGACCACGAGCGGATGCTGCAACTGCTGAACGGCGCGCTCCTCAACTCCCACCACACCCGCTTCGCGACCATGGTGCTGGCCTCGGCCCAGCGCGAGGAGGGCCTGGTACGCCTCCTGCTCACCTCCGCCGGCCACCCCGCCCCGCTGGTGGTGCGCAACGACGGCCGGGTCGAGGAGGTCTCCACCCGCGGCACGCTGATCGGCGCCCTCCCCCGGATCGAGACCCTGACCGTGGAGACCTCTCTCCAGCCGGGCGAGACGTGCCTGCTCTACACCGACGGCGTCACCGAGGCACGGGGAGGCCCGCTCGGCGACGAGATGTTCGGCGAGGAGCGACTGGCGAGAGCCCTGGCGGACTGCGCGGGGATGCCGGGCGAGGCCGTCGTGGAACGGGTCCAGATGCTCGCTTCCCAGTGGCTCGGCGACGGCAGGCGCGACGACATGGCCGTGGTGGCGATCACAGCCCCCCGCACCACCCACCTAAGTGCGGTGAACGGGCACACGCGGGGCAGGTATACCGGATGA